The Spartobacteria bacterium DNA window TATAACGAACAAGGACGGGCAATGCTTCTCTTTTTAGGTTCCGCTATCCATCCTGCTTCTTTCCGCGTTCATCGCATTTCCCATAATTAGAATTGCTGAATTTTAATATCCTGAGGATACTTATCATCTGGTACTGTGATTACGAATTCCCGTTTTCTGAATCCAGAATCAAACACCATTTCGTCCATAATCTTCTTAACCGTTCCGGTTACTGTAAAACTGTTCATAATAACTCCTCGTTTCGATTTTTGTTATTCTGTTCACACCTTCTTGTAAAGCCGGTGGTTTTCAGAATTTCCGGTAAACGCTTTTTATGAGGGCAATAATAAAGTCGGTGTGCGAACGCATCAAATACAGGGGAAATGTCACAATAGTTCCGGAAAAAATATAAACCGGAGGCTTTAACCATTCATGATGATAAACAATAAGCAGATGAAGGAAATGCCATGAACGAATATGATGGAATGTACCATTTCGGACAACATCAAAACGAAGCAGAGGCTTTTCGTGGCTTGGTAATGAAAAACCATTCGCTTTAGTACGCATTCCAAAAAGGCTCGAATACGATCATGGAAAAGGCCATATGCAGTTAAACAAATCTAACAGAGGTGCATGATGACAGAACAAGCGGTTTTATCAAATTTCGACGAATTATGGAGCGTAGTGATTGACGGAGCCACGCCCGATGAAGCGGCCACGCGGCCCAGTCGGGAAGCGTTGGAACAACAACAGCAGAATATGATGAGGTATCTCACAGATATTCGTAAATTTGCAGCATGGAATGGCGAGGATGCCCCTTCGAAACTGAAGACGGCCATTGCCATTTTTACGGCGGAGTTCCCTGATCAGACATCCATGGTTGACAACGTCGTCGCTTGGGGAAAACGCGATGCGGAGCTTTTCCAACAGGCCTATAAGGTGGGCAGTTCCGGCAAGGATAAAGATGAGATCAAGTTCATCATAAATGAGCTTGGCGCCGACACGCCGCCTTATGTCACCAGTTATCTTTATGACAACTACCATCGGGGTCGCAAAGCATACGAGCGCTATCAGCATGAACATGCACGCAGAAAATCCGGCAAGCCGCTTTCCACGGTCAAACCGCGTCCCTCGCAACCGACAAGAACCGTGCTGCCGAAAGCGACGTCCCGTCCGAATCACCCCCATGATGTCGAAGTCCAAAACCATCTGCACCCCAACGATATCCGCGCATTGCAACCGGCTGATACATGGACACTGGTCATTGATGAAACCGGGGACACCTTTGATCAGGAGGCAGATAACGTTCGTACTCGTAAAATCGGCCGTATGGTCGGCGTGTTGGTTCCCGGCAAGGATGGAAAAGCTTTGCCCCGGTTATCCCCCGGCTGGCATGCGGTGGACTGTGTTGATCCAGCAGAAATAGACCGCGTGTTTCAGCATGTGCTGGATGCGCCGGTGGGCGTTCTGGGCTTTGATGTTCGCAACGTTCCCATGACGGTTGGCGAACGCTGGATGGATGCCGTTGCCCTGCTCATAGACTGGGTGCTCCGACTCATGCCGGTGGAAAACCCATGCCGACTTTCTGTGCTGATCGAACAACGGGGCGTTTTTGACAAGAATCAGCCGTGGGATATTGTTCGTCGCGACTGCCTGCGCCGTCTGGCATTGGCTTATCCGGAACGTGCCGTCCGAATAGGGCTGGATATTAGCGCCATTGACAAGAGCGGTTCACCGCTGAATGGCTACGTGGATGCCGTCGCGTTCACCTGGGCGCAGTCCAACGCATCGTCATGCGAACGGTTAAAACACTCACAATTACAGGGCACCTGCCTGCTGGCCAGCGATCATGCGGTCAATGCGCAAACGATGCTCGACGCATGGGATGCCTTTGCCCAGGGCATCAACCTGCCATCATCGTTATGGTGGGATATGACGGCCTGCGAAGAGGCCCGAAATCCGTCCGCACTGCTCGCCTCACTGCTGAAACTGATTGGTCAGGAAGCACAGGCCAATGCCGTGATCTGGAACCGTTTTCTGGCTGAAGTAACATCCCGCATGGCCGCATCCCCGGTGCATCTGCGCAAGCTGGCGGATGCCGTGGACTGGCTCCAGCAATACAAACCCGTTGATGCGGAATTGCTTCCGCGCATGCGGCTCATCTGGCTGACCGTGAATCTGGCGCGCGCCAATCACGAAGGGCATACCCGCAACCAAACCGTCATTCAGACCTGGCTTGATGAACTTCAGCAGTTGGGCGATCGGCTTTTCGATGAAGCCGCTCCGCTAGTATGCCATGCCGACCTGCACCGCGCCGTGGAAGCCACCAATTATTATGACTTTGACGCTGCTTCTGCCGCGCTCTCCCGCTGGCATGACTGCCCGCCGGCTATTCCCGGGCTGTGCTACTGGGGACAGGTGCAGTCCAGTCTCGGACAACATGCCGCATTTACCGGCGATCATGCAAAAGCCATCCACCACTTCAAAACCGCATTGGAAGCCTTTGACCGGCTCAGCGATCCGCAGGAACGCATCAGCAACAGCAACCAAACGGGATGCTATCTGGCCATTGCCATGATGGACGATGAAAACAGCACCGATGCCGACGTGCAGAATGCACTGGAAACCGTCACCGGCACCCTGCCCGCAGGCGTGGATGCACTAGCCACGGATGCGAATCCGTCATCCCGTTATGCCCATCACATCCTGCTGCGCTGGCTGCTATATCGCGGAAACAGCGAAGCAAAACAGCGCTATCTTTCCCATCGTGCATCCTGGAAAACCGATCTGGGACATCCCTGGTCGCTGATCCAGCTTTATCGCGGCCTCCTGCTACATGAAACCGATCCGGAAACCGCATGCCAGCTCGCACTCGACGCCGCCCGCATCGCGTTTGAAGCCCATCAAGGTCCCGTCGTTCGCCTCATCGGAGCCTGCTGCCGTGTTATGGCCGCACAATGGGGTTCCCCATGGCCGGAATCATCCGACGAATTCGCCCGATTACGTCGGCAGTTGCCTGCCGCATCCAAACGTATCGAACTTCTGGAAAAGGTTCTTGAAAAATCAGACCATGTGTCGGCGTTGAGCCTACTGTCAAAGGCGCTTCCGTTTAATTTTCGGTGAAAAAATCACGGACAACCGGAAATGCATAAAAGCGGTAGCTTATTTATGAGTGAATAACGAATATCAAACAAGGAGATCATACCATGAATGACACACAGGAATTAACAAAACAGGGCTTCCGGATTCTCAATACATGGACAAATGCCATCGCGGATATGATTTCAATTAAGCACCGGACTTATTCAAATGAGTTTGACTTCGCTTATCAGGATGACATATTGGAGTTTCTAGTCAACTATTCCTATTCATGGGAGCAACTTCGCCAAGACAAATTGATAATCGGCGAGTTGGTGTACGAGGTCAATGTGGCAGGCTTTCCTGTGTTGAGTCGCATGTATGCTGTTGCCAATCGAATCATGGCTACATTTTCACAAAATGATTACAGGATTAGTGAATACTGTACTCATAGCCCGGATGATATGGATTTTGATTCGCCGGGGTTATTGAAACGGTCTTTGTCACCCGCGCAAATCATAGCTGTTTATCAGCGGCCGCTTTCAATTATTACAGATGCTATTGCCATGGCCGGTCAGGCGGATGTCTGCGCATACGACATTACAACCAAGCTTGTTGACTTATGGATCAATTTGACCGGTGGCGATAAGCTATTGG harbors:
- a CDS encoding DUF3127 domain-containing protein, which encodes MNSFTVTGTVKKIMDEMVFDSGFRKREFVITVPDDKYPQDIKIQQF